Proteins encoded by one window of Yersinia massiliensis:
- the fliP gene encoding flagellar type III secretion system pore protein FliP (The bacterial flagellar biogenesis protein FliP forms a type III secretion system (T3SS)-type pore required for flagellar assembly.) — MAWAANGDLLLARGSQTEGWSLPVQTLILLTSLTFLPACLLMMTGFTRIIIVLGLLRSALGTQSTPPNQVLLGLALFLTFFVMSPVFNSVYEDAWVPLSEDKITMEAALPRAEQPFRAFMLEHTRESDLALFTRIAKHEDYATPQDVPLRILMPAFVTSELKTGFQIGFTVFIPFLIIDLVIASVLMALGMMMLPPATISLPFKLMLFVLVDGWQLVMGSLAQSFYN, encoded by the coding sequence ATGGCGTGGGCTGCCAATGGTGATTTGTTGCTAGCGCGAGGCAGCCAGACAGAAGGATGGTCGTTACCGGTACAGACGCTGATCTTACTGACGTCGCTGACTTTCTTGCCTGCTTGTTTGCTGATGATGACCGGTTTTACGCGCATTATTATTGTGCTGGGCCTGCTCAGAAGCGCATTAGGTACGCAATCTACTCCCCCTAATCAGGTGTTATTAGGGCTGGCACTTTTTCTGACTTTTTTTGTGATGTCGCCGGTTTTCAATAGTGTGTATGAGGATGCATGGGTACCACTTTCGGAGGACAAAATCACCATGGAGGCGGCACTGCCAAGGGCGGAACAGCCTTTTCGAGCGTTTATGTTGGAACATACCCGTGAAAGTGATTTAGCGCTATTTACCCGAATTGCGAAGCATGAAGATTATGCCACGCCGCAGGATGTGCCATTACGTATTTTGATGCCTGCATTTGTCACCAGCGAACTGAAAACCGGTTTTCAAATTGGTTTTACGGTCTTTATTCCCTTTCTGATCATCGATTTGGTTATCGCTAGTGTGCTAATGGCTTTGGGGATGATGATGCTACCCCCAGCAACAATTTCTTTGCCATTCAAGCTGATGCTTTTTGTCCTGGTCGATGGGTGGCAGTTGGTGATGGGTTCACTCGCTCAGAGTTTTTACAACTGA
- the fliQ gene encoding flagellar biosynthesis protein FliQ, with the protein MTPESIMAMGYEAIKVGLTIALPLLLAALVTGLVVSILQAATQINEMTLSFIPKILMITLVGVVLGPRMLGVFLDYMRTLYTNIPNVVG; encoded by the coding sequence ATGACACCAGAAAGTATTATGGCGATGGGCTATGAAGCGATTAAGGTCGGCTTAACAATCGCGCTTCCTCTGTTGTTGGCAGCGTTGGTGACAGGGCTGGTGGTCAGTATTTTGCAGGCGGCGACACAGATAAATGAAATGACCCTTTCTTTCATTCCTAAAATATTGATGATCACTCTCGTTGGCGTTGTGCTGGGACCGAGAATGTTGGGGGTGTTCCTCGACTATATGCGTACGCTATACACTAATATTCCAAATGTGGTGGGATAA
- a CDS encoding flagellar hook-length control protein FliK, with the protein MIINTIPTVTATTNVLADAAMSEEGDFAATMSGLLTKLATGVSDGDNSSQPQTDKDQEDEITAVNLPAAINVDTLVEQGDAAVLAANVSNIEASVVHRVSKFVAEKAGTPQSTINTSAATVPVIDALVSHGLSQTSSQIQEAKATLGQEQDNRFMLVADKPRGEVPQDADILPSSLSDREKPPVAQTVVGELSRPVSNTASLAEPTAVFATANPDTTLAKPVVIPTAVVTLPQQTGTTEWQQSLGQQLACFTRDGIHHAELRLHPEELGAVQISLRMSNERMQIHFMAENPQARSALENALPSLRHSLAESGINLGQSSVSADANSSSNSFFEKERSGTGRVDLESGEETLEDAEEQHIISSPRLYSNGINTFV; encoded by the coding sequence ATGATCATCAATACCATACCGACAGTCACCGCGACGACAAACGTACTCGCCGATGCCGCGATGAGTGAAGAGGGTGATTTCGCCGCCACAATGTCTGGGTTGCTGACAAAGTTAGCCACCGGTGTTTCTGACGGTGATAATAGCTCTCAACCACAAACAGATAAGGATCAGGAAGACGAGATCACCGCCGTCAATCTTCCAGCGGCAATCAATGTTGATACCCTTGTTGAACAGGGAGATGCCGCTGTACTCGCGGCAAATGTCTCTAACATTGAGGCATCTGTTGTTCACCGGGTATCGAAATTTGTTGCTGAAAAAGCCGGTACGCCTCAATCAACGATCAATACCTCTGCCGCGACTGTTCCGGTCATTGATGCACTCGTTTCTCATGGGTTGTCACAGACGTCATCGCAAATTCAGGAAGCTAAGGCTACCCTCGGACAAGAACAAGATAACCGCTTTATGCTGGTGGCTGATAAGCCTCGAGGAGAAGTGCCTCAAGACGCTGACATATTGCCAAGCAGCCTCTCAGATCGTGAAAAACCGCCGGTGGCACAAACTGTTGTTGGGGAGTTAAGTCGGCCTGTCAGTAATACCGCTAGTTTAGCGGAGCCAACGGCTGTTTTTGCTACGGCGAACCCTGACACTACGTTGGCGAAACCCGTTGTCATACCCACCGCAGTAGTGACATTACCCCAGCAGACAGGCACCACCGAATGGCAACAATCTTTAGGGCAACAGCTTGCATGCTTTACCCGTGATGGTATCCACCATGCCGAATTGCGCTTGCACCCAGAAGAATTAGGGGCAGTACAGATTAGCCTACGCATGAGCAATGAGCGTATGCAAATTCACTTCATGGCTGAAAACCCACAAGCACGTAGTGCGTTAGAGAATGCCTTGCCGTCTCTGCGTCATTCGCTGGCGGAATCGGGTATCAACCTCGGACAGAGCAGCGTAAGTGCCGATGCTAACTCATCATCCAACTCTTTCTTCGAAAAAGAGCGGTCGGGTACGGGAAGGGTGGATCTGGAGAGTGGAGAGGAAACACTTGAGGATGCCGAGGAGCAGCATATTATTTCTTCCCCACGGCTTTACAGCAACGGAATTAATACATTTGTCTGA
- the fliO gene encoding flagellar biosynthetic protein FliO, with amino-acid sequence MNTPLQLTTETTAPASAAFSSASLLTQVGGGLVIVLMIFVVAALLFKRFQLFSGRLQGDTIISIKRNLPLGPKGRLVVVEFNQQWLLLGVSAENISCLSSIDKPEENTATPVTFQKMLTDVATKKLRGDG; translated from the coding sequence ATGAATACGCCATTACAGTTAACGACTGAAACTACCGCGCCTGCAAGTGCTGCCTTTTCATCTGCTTCTCTTCTGACGCAAGTTGGAGGAGGTTTAGTCATCGTATTGATGATTTTTGTTGTGGCCGCTTTGCTCTTTAAGCGTTTTCAACTTTTTTCCGGCAGATTACAAGGCGACACTATTATTTCGATTAAGCGCAATCTGCCACTCGGCCCGAAAGGGCGACTGGTGGTGGTTGAGTTTAATCAGCAATGGCTGCTTTTAGGCGTTAGCGCCGAGAATATCAGTTGCCTATCGAGTATCGATAAGCCTGAAGAGAATACCGCTACACCCGTGACCTTCCAAAAGATGCTAACGGACGTCGCCACCAAGAAGCTGCGAGGCGATGGTTGA
- the fliN gene encoding flagellar motor switch protein FliN, with protein MSDNEMSSADQSNSMDSLWGDAMSEQSSAENTNTAATATTSPEDVTANFSDDLNLILDIPVNMTVELGRTKMTIKELLNLSQGSIVSLEGLAGEPLDILINGYLIAQGEVVVISDKFGVRITDIITPSERIHRLSR; from the coding sequence ATGAGTGATAATGAAATGTCATCGGCAGACCAGAGCAATTCAATGGATAGCTTGTGGGGAGATGCCATGAGCGAACAATCGTCAGCAGAGAATACAAATACAGCGGCAACTGCAACGACAAGCCCAGAAGACGTTACCGCGAATTTTTCCGACGACCTCAACCTCATACTTGATATTCCCGTCAATATGACCGTTGAACTTGGCCGGACAAAAATGACCATTAAAGAACTGCTGAATTTGAGTCAAGGATCGATTGTTTCCCTTGAAGGATTGGCGGGTGAGCCGCTGGATATTTTAATCAATGGCTATCTTATTGCTCAAGGTGAAGTGGTTGTTATTTCCGATAAATTTGGTGTGCGCATTACGGATATTATTACTCCTTCAGAGCGCATACACCGTCTGAGCCGCTAA
- the fliI gene encoding flagellar protein export ATPase FliI, with the protein MTSRLKSWLNDLDRKEEVIAALPPRRQYGKLVRATGLVMEAIGLKLPIGTLCLVECERSDGQQYVESEVVGFNGQTLFLMPLENVDGVLPGARAYAEEGNAGGKQLPLGDVLLGRVLDARARPLDGLPPPSAMHRGELFTPPFNPLLRDPIKDVLDVGVRAINGLLTVGRGQRMGLFAGSGVGKSVLLGMMARYTKADVIVVGLIGERGREVKDFIENILGKEGISRSVVIAAPADVSPILRMQGAVYATRIAEDFRSRGLNVLLIMDSLTRYAMAQREIALAIGEPPATKGYPPSVFAKLPALVERAGNGIKGGGSITAFYTVLTEGDDQQDPIADSARAILDGHIVLSRRLAESGHYPAIDIEASISRAMTELIAPTHYKKVQRFKQLLSSFQRNRDLISVGAYAAGSDPLLDQAIALYPQLESYLQQGIYEQSEYDESFIQLASLFPEMP; encoded by the coding sequence ATGACTTCTCGACTGAAATCATGGCTTAACGATCTTGATCGTAAAGAAGAGGTCATCGCGGCATTACCTCCGCGTAGGCAGTACGGCAAGTTGGTCCGCGCCACGGGGCTTGTGATGGAGGCGATTGGGCTGAAGTTGCCTATCGGAACATTATGCCTAGTGGAGTGCGAACGTAGCGATGGGCAGCAATACGTCGAAAGTGAAGTGGTCGGCTTTAATGGCCAGACACTTTTTTTGATGCCGCTCGAAAATGTTGATGGTGTGTTACCGGGGGCGCGTGCCTACGCTGAAGAGGGGAATGCGGGGGGTAAACAATTGCCATTGGGTGATGTCTTGCTTGGGCGAGTACTGGATGCCAGAGCCCGCCCGCTAGATGGACTTCCACCGCCCTCAGCGATGCATCGCGGTGAGCTTTTTACGCCTCCTTTTAACCCGCTGCTACGTGATCCTATCAAAGATGTTTTGGACGTGGGAGTCCGAGCCATTAATGGTCTGCTAACCGTCGGCCGTGGCCAACGGATGGGGCTATTTGCAGGGTCAGGTGTCGGTAAAAGCGTTTTGCTTGGCATGATGGCGCGTTACACCAAAGCGGATGTGATTGTGGTTGGGTTGATTGGTGAACGTGGCCGTGAAGTGAAAGATTTTATTGAGAACATTCTCGGCAAAGAAGGCATTAGCCGTTCAGTCGTGATTGCGGCTCCTGCCGATGTTTCACCCATCTTACGCATGCAGGGGGCGGTTTATGCCACCCGTATTGCCGAGGATTTTCGTAGCCGTGGGTTAAATGTCCTGCTGATTATGGATTCTTTGACCCGTTACGCCATGGCACAACGTGAAATCGCATTGGCCATCGGCGAGCCCCCTGCCACTAAAGGTTACCCGCCTTCCGTGTTTGCCAAACTGCCAGCACTGGTTGAACGTGCGGGTAACGGGATAAAAGGCGGAGGATCCATTACCGCATTTTATACCGTGCTGACAGAAGGTGATGATCAACAGGATCCCATTGCGGACTCAGCTCGCGCCATTCTTGACGGGCATATCGTACTCTCGCGACGTTTAGCCGAATCTGGGCACTATCCGGCAATTGATATTGAAGCCTCAATCAGCCGTGCAATGACCGAGCTCATTGCGCCGACACACTATAAGAAAGTGCAGCGATTTAAGCAGCTGCTCTCCTCTTTCCAGCGTAATCGCGATCTGATTAGTGTCGGTGCTTATGCTGCGGGGAGTGATCCCTTACTTGATCAGGCGATTGCACTTTATCCGCAGCTTGAAAGCTATCTACAACAGGGAATCTACGAGCAGAGCGAATATGACGAGTCCTTTATTCAGTTAGCTTCGTTATTCCCTGAAATGCCTTAG
- the fliL gene encoding flagellar basal body-associated protein FliL, translated as MSKKRNISDGKNKIPWVLLFFMSLAISTMALAAYIWFEHQAVKKQLLERTEGINSEPAIVSPAPIYYQMETFTLSLKPSEQENRRVLYIGLTLKLKDEKSKENIEKFLPEIRSRLLVFFSQQSASELSTDEGKPQLADKIKETINQLQTNQEHIQVTDVLFNAFILR; from the coding sequence ATGTCCAAGAAAAGAAATATATCCGATGGGAAAAACAAAATCCCATGGGTTTTGCTGTTTTTTATGAGCCTTGCCATATCGACGATGGCACTGGCTGCATATATCTGGTTTGAGCATCAGGCAGTCAAAAAACAATTATTAGAACGGACCGAAGGTATCAACAGTGAGCCTGCCATAGTGTCCCCTGCACCTATTTATTATCAGATGGAAACATTTACGCTTAGCTTAAAACCATCAGAGCAGGAAAATAGACGTGTACTCTATATTGGTCTGACTCTGAAGTTAAAAGATGAAAAGTCAAAAGAAAATATTGAGAAGTTTCTTCCGGAAATTCGTAGTCGTTTGCTCGTCTTTTTTTCTCAGCAAAGTGCGAGCGAACTTTCTACTGACGAAGGAAAACCTCAATTAGCGGATAAAATTAAAGAGACGATTAATCAGCTTCAGACAAATCAAGAGCACATTCAGGTCACCGATGTCTTATTTAACGCATTCATACTACGGTAA
- the fliF gene encoding flagellar basal-body MS-ring/collar protein FliF yields the protein MNATTTGNNKNSTLELKAAFERIRANPKILFAIAAAAAISIVIALLLWTRTPDYRLLYNNISDQDAGAVVAQLTQMQVPYRFEEHGGAILVPADRIYEIRLKLAQQGLPKGGNVGFELMDQEKFGISQFNEQVNYQRALEGELARTIDTLGPVTAARVHLALPKQSLFVREQKQPTASVTLTIASGRTLEPNQVNAIAYLISSAVPGLTASNVTIVDQAGNLLTQNSGQATQASQLKYTSEIEGDYQRRILAILTPIVGASNVRAQVTAQMDFTEHEQTAEQYQPNSSPEKMAIRSRQSSSSEQGGRSGVGGVPGALSNQPPMPTSAPIEKPTPPPATGAAANRTQGSTNTAATAPILPYNQRNDETTNYEVDRTLTHTRKSTGTVTRLSVAIVLNYQPTETGENAGLSKEQLEQINALAKEAIGYSSQRGDTVNIVNTPFSTLDESAQPPLWKQPEFINMLLTVLRYLFIALIAWVLWRKAVQPFWVKHQEFALQRLEMEKEARQAEIDAKSHRAEDSQRMKAQQKLQSELNTQKLRELAEQDPQIIALVVRQWMNKEQKS from the coding sequence ATGAATGCCACAACCACTGGCAACAATAAAAATAGCACTCTTGAGCTAAAAGCAGCATTCGAAAGAATTCGTGCTAACCCAAAAATATTATTTGCGATTGCTGCTGCGGCTGCGATCTCCATTGTTATTGCGCTTCTGTTATGGACCAGAACACCCGATTACCGATTGCTCTACAACAATATTAGCGATCAAGACGCAGGGGCAGTCGTTGCTCAGTTGACACAGATGCAGGTCCCTTACCGTTTTGAAGAACATGGTGGGGCGATTCTGGTACCTGCTGATCGTATTTACGAAATTCGGCTAAAGCTTGCCCAGCAGGGGTTACCAAAGGGTGGGAATGTGGGTTTTGAACTCATGGACCAAGAGAAATTTGGTATCAGTCAGTTCAATGAGCAGGTCAATTATCAGCGCGCGCTGGAAGGTGAGCTTGCTCGGACGATAGATACACTCGGGCCGGTCACCGCTGCCCGTGTGCATCTGGCACTACCAAAGCAGTCACTTTTTGTCCGTGAGCAGAAGCAACCCACCGCGTCGGTGACGTTAACCATTGCGAGCGGGAGAACACTTGAGCCTAACCAAGTAAATGCCATCGCTTATCTGATCTCCAGTGCAGTTCCTGGTCTGACGGCCAGCAATGTCACTATTGTGGACCAAGCGGGGAACTTGCTGACACAAAACAGCGGGCAGGCAACTCAGGCGTCTCAACTGAAGTACACCAGTGAGATTGAGGGCGATTACCAGAGACGTATTCTCGCAATCTTAACGCCGATTGTCGGCGCGAGTAATGTTCGCGCGCAAGTGACTGCGCAGATGGATTTTACCGAACATGAGCAGACTGCGGAGCAATATCAGCCGAACAGCTCACCAGAAAAAATGGCGATCCGTAGCCGTCAAAGCAGTTCCTCAGAACAAGGTGGGCGCAGTGGTGTCGGCGGGGTACCTGGCGCGTTAAGTAATCAGCCGCCGATGCCGACCAGTGCGCCGATTGAGAAACCCACGCCACCACCGGCGACAGGGGCTGCGGCTAACCGAACACAAGGGAGCACCAATACCGCGGCGACAGCGCCAATACTGCCTTATAACCAGCGCAACGATGAAACCACTAACTACGAGGTCGATAGAACCTTAACGCATACCCGTAAAAGTACGGGCACGGTGACACGCCTTTCAGTGGCTATTGTGTTGAATTACCAGCCAACAGAAACCGGTGAGAACGCGGGTTTATCGAAAGAGCAGTTGGAACAAATTAATGCGTTGGCCAAAGAAGCGATTGGTTATTCCAGCCAGCGTGGCGATACCGTCAATATCGTGAATACACCGTTCAGTACGCTAGATGAAAGTGCTCAGCCACCCCTGTGGAAGCAACCTGAATTTATCAACATGCTCCTCACGGTGTTGCGCTATTTGTTCATTGCATTAATCGCTTGGGTGCTGTGGCGCAAAGCGGTGCAACCGTTCTGGGTGAAACATCAAGAGTTTGCGCTGCAGCGTCTTGAGATGGAAAAAGAAGCCCGACAGGCTGAGATCGATGCGAAGTCACATCGAGCAGAAGATAGCCAGCGGATGAAGGCACAGCAGAAGCTACAAAGTGAGCTGAATACACAAAAACTTCGTGAGTTGGCTGAACAAGATCCACAGATCATTGCGCTGGTTGTCCGCCAATGGATGAATAAGGAGCAGAAGTCGTAA
- the fliM gene encoding flagellar motor switch protein FliM yields MSDSILSQAEIDLLLNGGNQAESNSSTDKLSLDGNITPYDPNTQRRVIRERLHSLEIINERFARQFRIGLFNLLRRSPDVTVGGIKIQPYHEFARNLPVPTNLNLVHLTPLRGTALFVCSPNLVFMAVDNLFGGDGSFPTKVDGREFTPTEQRIIKRMLSMALQAYDEAWSSIFQLKAEYVRAEIQVKFTNITSSPNDIVVTTPFYVEIGSHSGEFDICIPFSMIEPLRELLTNPPLENSKQENVHWRNTLAHEVKNTELELVAKLAEIPTRLSKVLQLKKGDVIHLDKPDSIKALVDNVPVLSAKYGCVDNQYALQVEKLITSALLSFKKEYLINE; encoded by the coding sequence ATGTCTGACAGCATCTTATCTCAGGCCGAAATTGATCTGCTGTTAAACGGTGGCAATCAGGCAGAGAGTAACAGTTCCACAGACAAATTGAGTCTTGATGGCAATATTACCCCTTATGATCCTAATACTCAGCGGCGGGTTATCCGTGAGCGTTTACACTCGCTTGAGATTATTAATGAGCGCTTTGCTCGGCAGTTTCGTATTGGGTTATTTAATTTGTTGCGTCGGAGCCCAGATGTCACCGTTGGGGGCATTAAAATTCAGCCATATCATGAATTTGCCCGAAATTTACCTGTTCCAACAAATCTAAATTTGGTGCACTTAACCCCGCTGCGAGGGACGGCACTATTTGTTTGTTCGCCAAATCTCGTTTTTATGGCAGTCGATAATCTCTTTGGTGGCGATGGTAGTTTCCCCACTAAAGTGGATGGTCGCGAATTTACGCCCACTGAACAGCGTATCATTAAACGTATGCTGTCTATGGCATTACAAGCCTACGATGAAGCATGGAGCTCAATCTTTCAGCTTAAAGCCGAATACGTTCGTGCGGAAATACAGGTTAAATTTACCAATATTACTTCCTCACCCAACGATATTGTCGTGACGACGCCGTTTTATGTAGAGATCGGTTCACACAGTGGGGAGTTCGATATTTGTATTCCATTTAGCATGATTGAACCGCTTCGCGAATTACTGACAAATCCACCACTTGAAAACTCCAAGCAAGAAAATGTGCACTGGCGTAATACCCTAGCGCATGAAGTTAAAAATACTGAACTTGAGTTAGTGGCAAAGTTAGCTGAAATACCTACTCGCCTCTCTAAGGTTTTACAGTTAAAAAAAGGCGATGTTATTCATCTTGATAAACCCGATTCAATTAAAGCCCTAGTCGATAATGTCCCTGTCCTGTCAGCTAAATATGGTTGCGTAGACAATCAGTATGCTTTGCAGGTTGAAAAACTCATCACTTCGGCTTTGTTATCGTTTAAAAAAGAGTACTTAATTAATGAGTGA
- the fliG gene encoding flagellar motor switch protein FliG encodes MNAYEKSAVVMITLGDERAAEVFKHLNAHEVTQISSAMVRMGSYTHEQLAQVMNEFQRDAGEYAALSVDTSEYLRNVLVRALGEERANSLLEDLLDTQSGNDGIETLNFMEPQAVSDLIRDEHPQIIATILVHLKRNQAADVLAKFDERVRNDIMLRIATFGGVQPVALQELTEVLNNLLHGQNLKRSKMGGVRPAAEILNLMKTQQEDAVIAAVREFDQELAQKIIDEMFLFENLVEMEDRSIQRILQDIDSESLIVALKGSDQALRDKFFRNMSRRQSEIMIEDLNSRGPVRMSQVETEQKNILMLVRRLAESGEIIIGGGEDVYV; translated from the coding sequence ATGAACGCTTATGAGAAAAGCGCTGTCGTCATGATTACGCTGGGCGACGAACGTGCGGCAGAAGTCTTTAAGCATCTTAATGCTCATGAAGTGACGCAGATAAGTAGTGCCATGGTCAGAATGGGGAGCTATACCCACGAGCAGCTTGCTCAAGTGATGAATGAATTTCAGCGTGATGCAGGTGAATACGCCGCACTGAGTGTCGATACCAGTGAATATCTCCGCAATGTGTTGGTGCGTGCGCTCGGGGAAGAGCGTGCAAATAGTCTGCTAGAAGATCTACTGGATACGCAGTCCGGCAACGACGGTATCGAGACGTTGAACTTTATGGAGCCACAGGCAGTGAGTGATCTCATTCGCGATGAGCATCCACAGATTATTGCCACCATTTTGGTTCATCTTAAGCGCAACCAAGCCGCCGATGTTTTGGCCAAATTCGATGAACGTGTGCGTAACGACATCATGCTGCGTATTGCCACATTTGGCGGTGTACAGCCAGTGGCACTACAAGAGCTGACCGAAGTACTCAATAACTTGCTACACGGTCAAAATCTCAAACGCAGCAAGATGGGGGGCGTGCGTCCAGCGGCGGAAATTCTCAACCTGATGAAAACCCAACAGGAAGATGCGGTTATTGCTGCTGTCCGAGAGTTCGATCAAGAGTTGGCCCAGAAAATTATCGACGAAATGTTCCTGTTCGAAAATCTTGTTGAGATGGAAGACCGCAGTATTCAACGGATTTTGCAGGATATCGATTCCGAATCGCTCATTGTGGCACTCAAAGGTTCTGATCAAGCATTGCGCGATAAGTTCTTCCGTAACATGTCTCGTCGTCAATCGGAGATCATGATAGAGGACCTGAACTCACGCGGCCCAGTGAGAATGTCTCAGGTAGAAACGGAACAGAAAAATATTCTTATGCTGGTAAGACGCTTGGCAGAAAGTGGCGAAATCATTATAGGAGGTGGCGAGGATGTCTACGTCTGA
- a CDS encoding flagellar assembly protein FliH, with translation MSTSDNDPQKMWQPWRPANLLDNNEEDALPTIRANVAGEDPLSEAKLQAELSRLRKQAEEKGFEKGKASGYEEGKKEGYDAGVQQGLEEGRETGRTEISAQQEQTAVQLKTLLQNVQGALDSLDSVIPSRLAQLSLSAARALLGKNIVTDSTNEMLQERIQHLLRDEPLFKEQTQMWVSTEDEPFIAQQFSKTLEKRGWTLNVDEDMLPGGCRITSDEGEIDESLETRWKMLCTLVREEHHE, from the coding sequence ATGTCTACGTCTGATAATGACCCGCAAAAGATGTGGCAGCCTTGGCGACCTGCGAACCTGCTAGATAATAACGAGGAAGACGCTTTACCGACAATACGTGCGAACGTGGCGGGCGAAGACCCCCTGTCGGAAGCAAAGCTACAAGCGGAATTATCACGCCTGCGTAAACAAGCCGAAGAAAAAGGATTTGAGAAGGGCAAAGCCAGTGGCTACGAAGAAGGCAAAAAAGAGGGCTACGACGCAGGTGTGCAGCAAGGGTTGGAGGAGGGGCGTGAAACCGGCAGAACGGAGATAAGTGCGCAACAGGAACAGACTGCAGTTCAGCTCAAAACACTACTGCAAAACGTGCAAGGTGCACTTGATAGCCTAGACAGTGTTATCCCGTCGCGATTGGCACAATTGTCACTCAGTGCAGCCCGCGCCTTGCTGGGAAAGAATATCGTCACTGACAGCACTAATGAGATGTTGCAGGAGCGTATTCAACATTTGTTGCGTGATGAACCACTATTTAAGGAACAAACGCAGATGTGGGTCAGCACGGAAGATGAGCCATTTATCGCACAACAGTTTAGCAAGACCCTCGAAAAACGTGGCTGGACGTTAAATGTGGACGAAGACATGTTGCCCGGCGGTTGTCGCATCACTTCCGATGAGGGAGAGATTGATGAAAGTCTTGAAACACGTTGGAAAATGTTGTGCACACTCGTGCGTGAGGAACATCACGAATGA
- the fliJ gene encoding flagellar export protein FliJ, which produces MTTHKPMDILRDLADKKLNDTTTHLGKMRQEFVQANNQLERLENYEREYCQQMQSHMVGEGMTMIDMLSRQSFIDSLNKVVSHQTKQVAICEAQVDNAVNMWRTDKQRLNAFDALKQRSEAARLLQESRRDQKMMDEFAQRASRRKY; this is translated from the coding sequence ATGACCACTCATAAGCCAATGGATATATTACGCGATCTTGCTGACAAGAAGCTGAACGATACCACCACTCATCTAGGGAAAATGCGTCAGGAATTTGTCCAAGCGAACAACCAGCTTGAACGTCTGGAAAATTATGAGCGTGAATATTGTCAGCAAATGCAATCGCATATGGTCGGTGAGGGGATGACGATGATTGATATGTTATCTCGCCAATCCTTTATCGACTCCCTGAATAAAGTCGTTTCCCATCAAACCAAGCAAGTGGCGATATGCGAGGCTCAAGTCGACAACGCAGTGAATATGTGGCGCACGGATAAACAGCGGCTCAATGCTTTTGATGCATTGAAGCAGCGATCTGAAGCGGCTCGTTTGCTGCAAGAGAGCCGTCGGGACCAAAAAATGATGGATGAATTCGCTCAACGCGCATCACGAAGGAAATATTAA